The segment CAGCTGTGTGCCCGGAGTCATTTTGCCCAGGTCAATGCCAGGATTCAAGGCTGTCAGCTCTTCCAGCTCCATACCGAAAATGGCGGCTAGCTCTTCTGCTTTGTCACCTTCATGAACTGTGTAAGAACGTTCGCCTGTAAGCAGGTATTTTGCAGCTTGTTCCGGCTGCATAACAAGAGACGGTTTTGTTTGATTTGCGGCTCCTGACAAGTTTTCTGCAATCGTCAGACTAAGGATGTTCGCCTGCCCCGGCTGCAGTTCCGGCAATGCCTCATTGAGGCCTTTTCGCTGCTCCCACGCGGCCAGTTCTTCGGGGGTTGCGTATGTCAGTTTCACTTGGCGGATCATCTCGTCATAAGCAGCCTGATCTTTTACTTGCAATGTTTCACGGCCGTTGATTGATAAAGCGAATGCAGAAGCTTTGATTTCCACTTCTGCCGCCGCTTGCGCCATCGCTTCCTCTTCTTGAGGAAGATTCCGTTCAAATACTTGTTCTTCCAACATGCTGAAGTCTTTGTCCACTTCCAGTTTCAAGTCGGCAAACTGCGGCTGAAGCTGGCTGATTTTTTCGTCTAATATTTCTTCCACTGCCTGCTGGTCAGAGACCGTGCTGACATACTGCCCTTCATTATATAGATGATAAATCGGCTGAAGATTGCGGTCATCCTCCGATGTGGCGAATACAGGGGTAAAGCTGAGTCCTGTCAGCAGCAGCGCCGATGCAGCACCTGCTTTTAAAAAAGCCATGCCTGTCCCTGGCTGTTGAATGTTTTTCATAATTTCATCTGTAACTCCTTTTATTCCTATGTAAAGCTCCGCAGCTTTCGTCTGTTTGAATGAATCTTTCTCACTCTAGCACAATCTCCTTTCAAATTTAATCAGTTTTAGCGTCTGTAATCCAACTGACTCATTCTTGCCAAATCCTTCTATAAAGCCGAGAATAGCATGCAAATATCATTGGTTTTTACATGCTGAAAGTAATAACTGCTATTTCAGAGAACTGAAATAATCGGTCATTTTCACCATAGAAGCGTAATAATTGTCATAAAACTTCATTAAAAGGTGGTAAAGTTGTGTCTTTTTTGTTAAAAGGCAGATAAAACGACAAAAAAAGAGCTAAAACTAACTCGTTTCAGCTCTTTTTAATCTGTTATTTATATAGAAACTAGCTTTTATACACCGCTTCGGCCGCTTTGGGCAGGGCTCCCGCCATAAGCCGAGAAGACCATTCGTCTTATGGCTTCGCCTCGCCCTTGGACGCGCCTACGCTGAATAGGTTTTCTATAAGAGAGAAGATCACTTAGATTGCTTTCTGATGATTGCTCACTTAGATATGGAGCAAAACAGCGGAGACTCCCGCGGGGCAGCGTAAGCGACGAGACAGCTGCAAAATATTGATGGAAAGACAAAAGAGCTGAAACGAATTTCGTTTCAGCTCTTTGCATTTAATTATTCAGTTTCTCTTTATCTCCAAACGCTTGTGACGATATTGGTCTGGTTGCGGTCAGGACCGACAGAGAAGATGGAAATCTGTACACCTGTCAGCTGTGCAATGCGCTCTAGGTAATGGCGTGCGTTTTCAGGAAGTTCATCCAATGATTTGCAGCCTGTTACGTCTTCTGACCAGCCTGGAAGCTCTTCATATACCGGCTCACATTCAGCTAGCATACGCAGGTTTGCTGGGTATTCTGTGATCAGTTCACCATTGTGGCGGTAAGCCGTACAGATTTTCACTGTCTCAAGCCCACTCAATACGTCAATCGAGTTGACTGTCAAATCTGTCAAACCGCTAACGCGTCTTGCATGGCGGACAACGACACTGTCGAACCAGCCGATTCGGCGTGGGCGTCCTGTAGTCGTGCCGTATTCTTTGCCGACTTCACGAATCTGGTTGCCCACTTCATCAAATAACTCAGTTGGGAACGGGCCGTCTCCAACACGCGATGTATAGGCTTTGCAGACACCGATTACATGCTGGATTGTTGTCGGGCCGACTCCGGCACCGATTGTCACTCCACCTGCTACCGGGTTGGATGAGGTTACAAAAGGATATGTACCTTGGTCAATATCCAGCATAACGCCTTGTGCACCTTCAAAAAGAACACGGCGGCCATGGTCAATCGCGTCGTTCAATACTTTAGATGTATCCGTTACATACTTTGCGATTTCCTGTCCGTATGCAAAGTATTCTTCCATGATTTCTTCAACAGTAAAGCCGTCTGTTTCATAAAACTTCTCGAACATCCGGTTTTTCTCATTCAAATTCATGCGAAGTTTTTCTTCGAACACGACATGGTCTAGAAGATCGGCCATGCGAATGCCGACACGTGCTGCTTTGTCCATATAAGCAGGCCCGATGCCTTTGCCAGTTGTACCGATTTTGTTTGCTCCGCGTCTTGCTTCTTCCACTTCATCCTGCTTGATGTGGTATGGCAGAATAACATGTGCCCGGTTGGATATACGCAAGTTCTCTGTAGTGACTCCCCGTGCATGCAGCGCTTTAAGTTCTGTTACGAGTGCTTTCGGATCGACAACCATGCCATTTCCGATCACTGAAATCTTGTCTTTATAGAAAATCCCTGATGGAATCAAATGCAGTTTATACGTTTCGCCGCCAAAAATGATAGTATGGCCAGCATTGTTTCCGCCTTGGTAACGCGCAATTACTTCTGCGTGTTCTGATAGAAAATCCGTGATTTTCCCTTTTCCTTCGTCTCCCCATTGCGTTCCTACTACTACGACTGATGTCATCGTCCGCACCTCCGTTAGGCTTATGCCCTATCTCAAACAGTATTCATTGTACCAACGAAAATGCCTTTCGTCAATATAAAACACGAAAAAACACGAACGTAAGAATGCATATATGCATTCAACGTTCGTGTTTTAGAAATCTCCGCCAGATTCATGCTGGCTCCAGTCAATGGTGACGAATTTATTGTATTCTTTCACAAACGCCAGTTTAACGGTGCCGGTTGGGCCGTTCCGCTGCTTGGCGATAATGATCTCGATCATGTTCTGATCTTCGGTTTCTTTGTCGTAATAATCTTCCCGGTATAAGAAGGAAACGATATCGGCATCTTGCTCAATACTTCCTGATTCCCGTAAATCCGACATCATTGGCCGCTTGTCCTGGCGCTGTTCCACTCCACGGGACAGCTGAGACAACGCAATGACCGGTACTTCAAGTTCACGCGCCAGCCCTTTCAAGGAACGGGAAATATCCGATACTTCCTGCTGGCGGTTCTCGCCGGAACGTCCCGGCCCTTGTATTAGCTGCAGATAATCAATCATGATCATGCCAAGGCCATATTCCTGCTTGAGGCGCCGGCATTTCGCCCGGATATCATTGACCCGGATGCCAGGCGTATCGTCGATGAAAATCCCTGCGTTTGACAGGCTTCCCATCGCCATTGTCAATTTACGCCAATCTTCGTTCTGGAGCGCTCCGGTCCGCATGATCTGCGCATCGATATTTCCTTCTGCACAAAGCATACGCATGACCAGCTGTTCAGCGCCCATTTCCAGACTGAAGATCGCGACGTTCTCTTCGGTTTTCGTTGCGACATTCTGAGCAACGTTCAATGCAAAAGCCGTCTTACCGACAGAAGGCCGCGCAGCCACAATAATCAGGTCGTTTCGCTGGAACCCTGCTGTAATCTTATCCAAGTCGCGGAAGCCCGTAGGAATGCCTGTAACGTCTCCTTTGCGGGTATGCAGCAATTCGATATTGTCATAAGTTTTGACTAAGACATCTTTGATATGAATAAAGTCGCCGGCATTTTTTCTGCTCGACACTTCCATCATTTTCTTTTCTGCTTCGGCAAGCAATGCTTCCACTTCATCTTCGCGTGTAAATCCGTCTTCCACAATGGAAGTCGCTACACGGATGAGCCGCCGCAGAAGCGCTTTTTCCTCAACAATATGGGCATAATGCGCCACGTTGGCAGCAGTCGGAACCGCATTGGCAATTTCCGTCAAATACGATAAACCGCCGACGTCTTCCAATTCTTTTTTGGCAGAGAGTTCTTCTGTTACGGTAACAACATCAATCGCTTTGCCATGATCCGATAAAGTTACCATGGTCTGGAAGATTTTTTGATGGGCGATGCGGTAAAAATCTTCCGGCATGACAATTTCCGCCACGGAAATCAGCGATTGCGGTTCTAAAAAGATGGCCCCAATTACCGACTGCTCGGCTTCATGGTTATGCGGAGGGACACGATCTATGGTTTCGTTCATTTGGTTCATAGGCTTACGCTTCTTCTGTTACATGGACTTTAAGCGTAGCTGTTACATCCTGGTGCAATTTAACCGGAATGTTTGTGTAGCCAAGAGTGCGGATAGCATCATCCAATTCCATTTTGCGTTTATCCAGCTTGATGCCATGTGCTTTTTCAAGTGCTGTTGCTACTTGTTTGGTTGTAATAGAGCCGAATAAACGGCCGGCTTCACCAGACTTCGCTTTCAATTCAATTGTCAGGCCTTCAAGTTTTTCTTTCAACTTTTTCGCATCTTCAAGCTCTTGAGCCGCTTCTTTTTCCTCTTTTTTCTTTTGGCCGGCCAGCTGGCTGATAGCCGCTTGATCCGCTTCTTTCGCCAAGTTATTTTTCAGCAAAAAGTTATGCGCGTAGCCATCCGCCACGTTCTTCACTTCGCCTTTTTTGCCTTTTCCTTTTACGTCTTTTAAGAATATTACTTTCATTCTATTTTTCCTCCCTCATACTGTTCCGTTATCGCTTCTTTTAGTTGTTCAATCGCTTCTTCAATTGTTGTGCCGGGCATCTGGGTTGCAGCATTTGTTAAGTGGCCGCCGCCTCCAAGATTTTCCATGACGATTTGCACATTTACTTCGCCGAGCGAACGGGCCGAAATGCCAATGCCGCCTTCTGAACGCTCTGCAACCACGAACGACGCATTGACGTCTTTCATTGTTAACAGAATATCAGCAGTCTGGGCTATCAATACCGGGCTGTAAATCTGTCCTGGCTCGCCTTTTGCAATCGCTATTCCGTCTGCCACGAATTCGACAGTCTGGACGATTTTTGCCCGCTCTAAGTATGTCTCGAGATCTTCTTTCAGCAAACGCTGGACCAGCACAGTGTCCGCTCCGTTTGAGCGCAGATAAGAAGCGGCTTCAAATGTTCTGGCACCAGTGCGCAGTGTGAAGCTTTTGGTATCGACGATAATTCCAGCAAGCATGGCGGTCGCTTCCAGCATCGACAGTTTTTCATGTTTCGGCTGATATTCTATCAATTCCGTTACAAGCTCCGCTGTCGAGGATGCATAAGGCTCCATATAGACAAGCATCGTATTGGTGATGAATTCCTCGCCTCTGCGGTGATGGTCGATCAATACAACGCGTTCCATGCGCTGGAGCACCCGCTCATCAATGACCATGGAAGGCTTATGGGTATCCACTACAACCAGCAGGGAATTATCCGTCATCATCGACAGTGCTTCTTCTGGTGTGATAAACCGGTCAAACAGTTCATCGTCTTGGCGGATCTCTTCCATCAACCGCATGACCGAGCGGTCGTATGCATTAAAATCGAGCACGATGCTGCTTTTGACTTTATTCATCGCTGCCATTTTGGAAACGCCGACCGCTGCCCCGATGGCATCCATGTCCGGCAATTTATGGCCCATAACGAAGACATGGTCGCTTTCCTGGATCAAATCGCGCAATGCATGCGAGATAACCCGCGCCCGCACCCGTGTCCGTTTTTCGACCGGGTTCGTTTTGCCGCCGTAGAATTTCACTTTGCCGCTTGGATGCTTGATCGCCACCTGGTCTCCGCCGCGCCCGAGTACCAGATCAAGTCCCGACTGGGCCATGCTGCCAAGCTCGACAAGCGACGCTGAACCAGCGCCGACCCCAATGCTTAAAGTTAAAGCTAAATTGTCTTTCGAAGTCACTTCCCGGATATCATCCAGAATAGCGAATTTCGACAGTTCCAGCTCTTTTAAAATCGATTCATTGAAAACCGCCATGAAGCGGTCAGATGAAATCCGTTTGACGAAAATCCCGTAATGTGAACCCCATTCATTGATCAATGAAGTCACCAGGCTGTTCAAATTGCTTCGCGTCTGGTCATCCATGCCTTGCGACAATTCATCGTAATTATCGATAAACAAAATGCCGATAACCGTTCGATCCGCATAATAAAGCGTTTCAATTTCAACTTGCTCAGTAATATCGAATAAATAAAACAAACGGTCATCCGCTTTATAATAAGCGCGGTATTTGCGTTCGCCAAGCGTGATGGTCATATCCCGTACTTCTTCCGATTTCACCAGTGTATGAAATTCATCCGATAAGCTGTAAAGAGACTCCCCGATTAACGTGTCATACTCAAGTGTTGATGTCATGTAAGGGTTCGCCCATTCAATATCGAAGTTTTCATTGACCAGCAAAATACCAATAGGCATTTCCAGCAGCGCTTCTTCTCCGACTTTTTTCATGCGGTAGGAAAGTGTTTCTATATGCTTTTCGGTTGCTTCGTACACCCGCTTTTCAGTAATCCAGGCATAGATGAAAACCGCCCCGAAAAGGATGATGAATATCCCGCCTGCCCACTCTGACCTCAACGAGACCAAAATTGCCGCTGCCAGTCCTAAAAACAGCAGCACCAGAAGGGGAATTCGAAGTTTCCTTTTTCTAAAAAAAGCCGACATTTCTTTTCAGCTCCTCATTTTCCTTTAAAATCATGTGCCCGTTTAACCCATCCCCGGATA is part of the Planococcus shenhongbingii genome and harbors:
- a CDS encoding DHH family phosphoesterase; the encoded protein is MSAFFRKRKLRIPLLVLLFLGLAAAILVSLRSEWAGGIFIILFGAVFIYAWITEKRVYEATEKHIETLSYRMKKVGEEALLEMPIGILLVNENFDIEWANPYMTSTLEYDTLIGESLYSLSDEFHTLVKSEEVRDMTITLGERKYRAYYKADDRLFYLFDITEQVEIETLYYADRTVIGILFIDNYDELSQGMDDQTRSNLNSLVTSLINEWGSHYGIFVKRISSDRFMAVFNESILKELELSKFAILDDIREVTSKDNLALTLSIGVGAGSASLVELGSMAQSGLDLVLGRGGDQVAIKHPSGKVKFYGGKTNPVEKRTRVRARVISHALRDLIQESDHVFVMGHKLPDMDAIGAAVGVSKMAAMNKVKSSIVLDFNAYDRSVMRLMEEIRQDDELFDRFITPEEALSMMTDNSLLVVVDTHKPSMVIDERVLQRMERVVLIDHHRRGEEFITNTMLVYMEPYASSTAELVTELIEYQPKHEKLSMLEATAMLAGIIVDTKSFTLRTGARTFEAASYLRSNGADTVLVQRLLKEDLETYLERAKIVQTVEFVADGIAIAKGEPGQIYSPVLIAQTADILLTMKDVNASFVVAERSEGGIGISARSLGEVNVQIVMENLGGGGHLTNAATQMPGTTIEEAIEQLKEAITEQYEGGKIE
- a CDS encoding adenylosuccinate synthase; this translates as MTSVVVVGTQWGDEGKGKITDFLSEHAEVIARYQGGNNAGHTIIFGGETYKLHLIPSGIFYKDKISVIGNGMVVDPKALVTELKALHARGVTTENLRISNRAHVILPYHIKQDEVEEARRGANKIGTTGKGIGPAYMDKAARVGIRMADLLDHVVFEEKLRMNLNEKNRMFEKFYETDGFTVEEIMEEYFAYGQEIAKYVTDTSKVLNDAIDHGRRVLFEGAQGVMLDIDQGTYPFVTSSNPVAGGVTIGAGVGPTTIQHVIGVCKAYTSRVGDGPFPTELFDEVGNQIREVGKEYGTTTGRPRRIGWFDSVVVRHARRVSGLTDLTVNSIDVLSGLETVKICTAYRHNGELITEYPANLRMLAECEPVYEELPGWSEDVTGCKSLDELPENARHYLERIAQLTGVQISIFSVGPDRNQTNIVTSVWR
- the rplI gene encoding 50S ribosomal protein L9; the encoded protein is MKVIFLKDVKGKGKKGEVKNVADGYAHNFLLKNNLAKEADQAAISQLAGQKKKEEKEAAQELEDAKKLKEKLEGLTIELKAKSGEAGRLFGSITTKQVATALEKAHGIKLDKRKMELDDAIRTLGYTNIPVKLHQDVTATLKVHVTEEA
- a CDS encoding LysM peptidoglycan-binding domain-containing M23 family metallopeptidase; the protein is MKNIQQPGTGMAFLKAGAASALLLTGLSFTPVFATSEDDRNLQPIYHLYNEGQYVSTVSDQQAVEEILDEKISQLQPQFADLKLEVDKDFSMLEEQVFERNLPQEEEAMAQAAAEVEIKASAFALSINGRETLQVKDQAAYDEMIRQVKLTYATPEELAAWEQRKGLNEALPELQPGQANILSLTIAENLSGAANQTKPSLVMQPEQAAKYLLTGERSYTVHEGDKAEELAAIFGMELEELTALNPGIDLGKMTPGTQLNVSEAGPLVTVQVKKQQKQIALIPHQSLKTDDPTLLKGQSKLKQQGKNGRKHVTAEVETVNGEQVSHAVLNEQATLQPIDHIVLNGTMEPPSVGAGTFMWPAEDGRITSKRGQRWGRLHNGIDIAHSSGPAIKSADHGIVKAAGAAGTFGNRVIVDHQNGYETIYAHLSSIDVKVGEVVPQGTKLGNMGNTGRSTGVHLHFEVSLNGVTQDPLKYIN
- the dnaB gene encoding replicative DNA helicase, giving the protein MNETIDRVPPHNHEAEQSVIGAIFLEPQSLISVAEIVMPEDFYRIAHQKIFQTMVTLSDHGKAIDVVTVTEELSAKKELEDVGGLSYLTEIANAVPTAANVAHYAHIVEEKALLRRLIRVATSIVEDGFTREDEVEALLAEAEKKMMEVSSRKNAGDFIHIKDVLVKTYDNIELLHTRKGDVTGIPTGFRDLDKITAGFQRNDLIIVAARPSVGKTAFALNVAQNVATKTEENVAIFSLEMGAEQLVMRMLCAEGNIDAQIMRTGALQNEDWRKLTMAMGSLSNAGIFIDDTPGIRVNDIRAKCRRLKQEYGLGMIMIDYLQLIQGPGRSGENRQQEVSDISRSLKGLARELEVPVIALSQLSRGVEQRQDKRPMMSDLRESGSIEQDADIVSFLYREDYYDKETEDQNMIEIIIAKQRNGPTGTVKLAFVKEYNKFVTIDWSQHESGGDF